One window of the Camelina sativa cultivar DH55 chromosome 1, Cs, whole genome shotgun sequence genome contains the following:
- the LOC104784654 gene encoding uncharacterized protein LOC104784654 isoform X5: MCGLQTGFGRVPWLEDFSYVNDTAALQENGRVNLDFGQTCNREQFKQFSSFLSRLIAITKDFSLPPERQKFGLITEKSLASSFNVGESDSWAAIIQLAGCPHCSKILKAGDDISRFLKMENPIVTELEDDWQDHESSFPASKPSIILFVDRSSGCLEDRRRSMKALDTFREVAAQHKLSDIKNWKNDIKSENFVGQAAQESGSVSLPKTVRKFKTIKLENKVSFMILDGDKKVALDTIAPGPGMEGSSLQQILTNLLHRRRESKLGSIAKDVGFRLLSDDVHIKVMDALPSQAEVISRQDTASSLAEGSSVISPQSKEGDVQNRVTMSSEGKDEMKSFESESSSPSDEDQVSTDGSEQLVITETDKTEVNLTDNVKEEINVSLHSEPKEDSVHSFTGSFFFSDANYALLRALTGDVKIPSAVIVNPALQQHYVLQHELAFSYSSLVDFLHGYLNGRLSPYTQSESTIEMPRNATVPPFVNLDFHEVDSIPRVTVNTFSHMVHAWNQSSAEKAPCPLCQDVLVLFSNNWCGFCQRMELVLREVYRSLKEYKEITQGGYRNNQGLFKSAETPTNDKNLKFPGIYLMDCTLNDCSLILKSINQREVYPSLILFPAERNKVIPYEGETSVTDITEFLTRHANNSREFFRIIPTLSGKERRNSNMFDQPSSAVNNKVTDGDKLVEVVLRNREPVEREVNHDQVNSQSPPMHSLTTAPQVKTGTILVATEKLAASQPFSKSKILILKAGHEFGFLGVIFNKRLRWKSFPDLGETAELLKETPLYFGGPVVDPGIPLLALTRERDSSTNHNYQEISPGVYFLDHQSVALRIQELKSRELNPSDYWFFLGYSSWSYDQLFDEIGLGAWDVDNSGIDFGWP, translated from the exons ATGTGTGGACTCCAAACTGGATTTGGTAGAGTTCCATGGCTTGAGGATTTTAGCTATGTCAATGATACTGCTGCTTTGCAGGAAAATGGCAGGGTAAATCTGGATTTTGGACAGACATGTAACCGTGAACAGTTCAAGCAATTTAGTTCATTCCTCTCAAGATTGATTGCCATCACAAAAGATTTTTCTCTGCCTCCTGAAAGGCAAAAATTTGGTCTGATCACAGAAAAATCATTGGCTTCATCGTTTAATGTTGGAGAATCTGATTCATGGGCAGCGATCATTCAGCTGGCAGGATGTCCACATTGCTCAAAGATTCTCAAGGCTGGGGACGACATTTCGAGATTCTTAAAGATGGAAAATCCAATAGTCACAGAG CTGGAGGACGACTGGCAGGACCATGAATCTTCCTTCCCTGCAAGTAAACCGTCGATAATTCTTTTTGTGGATAGATCAAGTGGGTGTTTGGAAGATAGGAGGAGGAGTATGAAAGCACTTGATACTTTCAGAGAGGTAGCTGCACAGCATAAGTTATCTGACATAAAAAACTGGAAGAATGATATTAAGTCTGAGAACTTCGTTGGCCAGGCTGCTCAAGAGTCAGGGTCCGTGTCACTTCCGAAAACTGTCCGAAAGTTTAAAACTATTAAGTTAGAAAATAAAGTCTCGTTTATGATTTTGGATGGGGATAAAAAAGTAGCCCTAGATACTATAGCACCAGGTCCAGGTATGGAAGGCAGTTCCCTGCAGCAGATTCTGACAAATCTTCTtcacagaagaagagaaagtaaaTTGGGCTCAATTGCTAAGGATGTTGGTTTCCGTCTATTATCTGATGATGTGCACATAAAAGTGATGGATGCATTACCATCACAAGCAGAAGTTATCTCTAGACAAGATACAGCTTCATCTTTGGCAGAAGGTTCTAGTGTAATTTCTCCTCAATCTAAAGAAGGAGATGTGCAAAACAGAGTCACTATGAGTTCTGAAGGAAAAGATGAAATGAAATCCTTTGAAAGTGAATCTTCCTCCCCCAGTGATGAAGACCAAGTTTCAACGGACGGAAGTGAGCAATTAGTAATTACAGAAACTGATAAGACTGAGGTTAACTTAACAGACAATGTTAAGGAAGAGATCAACGTATCATTGCACTCGGAACCGAAGGAAGATTCAGTGCATAGTTTCACGGGTTCATTTTTCTTCTCTGACGCAAATTATGCCTTGCTTAGAGCTCTGACTGGTGATGTTAAGATTCCATCAGCAGTAATAGTCAATCCTGCTTTACAACAGCACTATGTCCTTCAACATGAGTTAGCATTCAGCTATTCATCACTGGTTGACTTTCTCCATGGATACCTCAATGGACGTCTATCTCCTTATACACAGTCTGAATCTACCATTGAAATGCCCAGAAACGCTACAGTTCCACCTTTTGTTAATCTGGATTTTCACGAGGTGGATTCTATTCCCCGTGTCACTGTCAATACTTTCTCCCACATGGTTCATGCATGGAATCAATCCAGTGCAGAGAAGGCTCCCTGTCCTTTGTGCCAAGACGTTTTGGTCCTTTTCAGCAATAATTGGTGTGGGTTTTGTCAGAGGATGGAGCTAGTTCTACGTGAAGTATACCGGTCactaaaagaatataaagagaTAACTCAAGGAGGATACAGGAACAATCAAGGGCTTTTCAAATCAG CAGAGACGCCAACTAATGACAAGAATCTAAAATTTCCCGGTATCTACTTAATGGACTGCACGTTAAATGATTGCAGCTTAATCCTAAAATCGATCAATCAG AGGGAAGTGTATCCTTCTCTGATATTGTTTCCAGCCGAGAGAAACAAAGTCATTCCGTATGAAGGGGAGACATCTGTAACTGACATAACAGAGTTTCTAACTCGCCATGCGAATAACTCTCGTGAGTTTTTCA GAATCATTCCTACTCTGtctggaaaagaaagaagaaactcgaACATGTTCGATCAACCTTCATCCGCGGTAAACAATAAAGTAACAGATGGTGATAAACTTGTTGAGGTCGTTTTAAGGAATAGAGAGCCTGTCGAAAGAGAGGTAAATCATGACCAGGTCAATTCCCAATCTCCCCCAATGCACTCACTCACAACCGCTCCCCAAGTGAAAACCGGCACAATCCTGGTCGCTACAGAAAAGCTAGCTGCCTCCCAACCATTTTCTAAATCAAAGATTCTGATCCTAAAAGCAGGCCACGAATTCGGTTTCCTGGGTGTAATCTTCAACAAACGGTTGAGGTGGAAATCATTCCCTGATCTCGGCGAAACAGCCGAGCTCTTGAAAGAAACACCTCTATATTTTGGAGGTCCTGTCGTTGATCCAGGAATACCCCTTTTAGCTCTGACCCGAGAGCGAGACTCTTCTACAAACCATAATTACCAAGAGATCTCACCAGGCGTGTATTTCCTAGATCATCAATCCGTGGCCCTTCGAATCCAAGAGTTGAAATCAAGAGAGCTGAATCCAAGTGACTACTGGTTTTTCTTGGGATACTCAAGTTGGAGTTATGATCAGTTGTTTGATGAGATCGGTCTTGGAGCATGGGATGTTGATAATAGCGGCATTGACTTTGGTTGGCCTTGA
- the LOC104784686 gene encoding uncharacterized protein LOC104784686, translating into MDISDEDAADSSYASGESKRSSVGENSLDSIDSEEDDDMSDDSTDNSEESSDEENLLEYQTSSMIRDMIDDMYREMVHDMYHDMLHDMYADMYDDLTRDLDAARIPSFSALQSSKRQLFERPDDKTTVLNTMMVLNNLSGVRMWSPLYLASMRHIQADVIHREAFLAFSDPEDKVCYLECKTGKKRDE; encoded by the coding sequence ATGGATATTTCTGATGAGGATGCTGCTGACAGTAGTTATGCAAGCGGCGAATCGAAAAGATCAAGCGTTGGGGAAAACAGTTTGGATTCTATAGATtctgaagaggatgatgatatGTCTGATGATTCTACAGATAATTCGGAAGAATCAAGCGATGAAGAAAACCTTTTGGAATATCAGACGAGCTCGATGATTCGTGATATGATTGATGATATGTATCGTGAGATGGTTCATGATATGTATCATGATATGCTACATGATATGTATGCTGATATGTATGATGATTTAACAAGAGATCTGGATGCAGCTCGCATCCCTTCCTTTAGCGCACTACAATCCTCCAAGAGGCAACTCTTTGAGCGCCCAGATGACAAGACTACGGTGCTTAATACAATGATGGTCCTCAATAATCTATCTGGTGTGAGGATGTGGTCGCCTTTATACCTTGCTTCCATGCGTCATATTCAGGCTGATGTTATTCACAGAGAGGCCTTCTTAGCATTTTCTGATCCGGAGGATAAGGTTTGCTACTTAGAGTGCAAGACTGGCAAAAAGAGAGATGAATGA
- the LOC104784722 gene encoding uncharacterized protein LOC104784722, translating to MVQVLFLHPTHTHQSFLLKSSMAVRCLVSPNLFNSNNNKVSGLTRRPRLLPISCLSKKHDPSSSAAINGGGSSKKRLITLSPSEGKWNGNWNTQYDVSLRDLQLQDLVEDGPANSRVSVDLSVQRHASMGLSVDGRIMTSIARKCSICSSLYSRLINTSFTVWILPTSRENRASTLPVIGGDDPSVIYVRPGYEANLDSLVQDTIRLTTYAKDICSDSCEKSEPTLHYVGEKNTASVHKRWSRLLELKKM from the exons ATGGTTCAAGTTCTCTTCCTCCaccccacacacacacaccaaagcTTCCTTCTGAAATCATCCATGGCTGTACGTTGTTTGGTATCTCCAAATCTCTTTAATTCTAATAACAACAAGGTTTCCGGACTTACTCGACGCCCTCGTTTGCTTCCTATTTCTTGTCTCTCCAAGAAACACGATCCTTCTTCTTCG GCAGCTATTAATGGAGGAGGGAGCTCAAAAAAGCGTCTGATCACTTTATCTCCTAGTGAAGGCAAATGGAATGGAAACTGGAACACTCAGTACGATGTCTCTCTTCGTGACCTTCAACTTCAAGATCTCGTTGAAGATGGCCCTGCCAATTCCCGTGTCTCTGTCGACCTCTCTGTCCAAAGG CACGCGAGCATGGGTCTCTCGGTTGATGGAAGGATCATGACTTCTATCGCAAGAAAGTGCAGCATTTGCTCCTCTCTTTATTCTCGACTG ATCAATACAAGTTTTACCGTCTGGATTTTGCCAACAAGCCGAGAAAATCGAGCTTCAACATTGCCAGTAATTGGCGGTGATGATCCTTCG GTTATATATGTGAGACCTGGATATGAAGCTAACCTTGATTCCCTTGTACAAGACACTATCCGCCTCACAACGTATGCTAAA GATATATGCTCGGATTCATGTGAAAAATCGGAACCGACACTGCACT ATGTTGGTGAGAAAAATACAGCTTCTGTTCACAAGAGATGGTCAAGACTACTTGAGCTTAAGAAGATGTAg
- the LOC104705718 gene encoding delta(24)-sterol reductase-like: protein MSDLQTPLVRPKRKKTWVDYFVKFRWIIVIFIVLPFSATLYFLIYLGDLWSESKSFEKRQKEHDENVKKVIKRLKDRDAAKDGLVCTARKPWIAVGMRNVDYKRARHFEVDLGEFRNVLEINKEKMTARVEPLVNMGQISRVTVPMNLALAVVAELDDLYAIPWSQGTLGLLVAAEIRLIPIKEYMRLTYIPVKGDLQALAQGYIDSFAPKDGDKSKIPDFVEGMVYNPTEGVMMVGTYASKEEAKKKGNKINNVGWWFKPWFYQHAQTALKKGQFVEYIPTREYYHRHTRCLYWEGKLILPFGDQFWFRFLFGWLMPPKVSLLKATQGEAIRNYYHDMHVIQDMLVPLYKVGDALEWVHREMEVYPIWLCPHKLFKQPIKGQIYPEPGFEYENRQGDTEDAQMFTDVGVYYAPGAVLRGEQFDGSEAVRKMEKWLIENHGFQPQYAVSELDEKSFWRMFNGELYEECRKKYRAVGTFMSVYYKSKKGRKTEKEVREAEQAHLETAYAEAD from the exons ATGTCGGATCTTCAGACACCACTTGTAAGgccgaagaggaagaagacatggGTTGATTACTTTGTCAAGTTCAGATGGATCATTGtcatcttcatcgtccttcCATTCTCAGCCACACTCTACTTCCTCATCTACCTCGGGGACTTGTGGTCGGAGTCCAAGTCATTTGAGAAACGCCAAAAGGAACATGACGAGAATGTCAAGAAAGTCATCAAAAGGCTTAAGGATAGGGATGCGGCCAAGGACGGGCTTGTCTGCACTGCACGTAAGCCGTGGATCGCCGTGGGGATGAGGAACGTTGACTACAAGAGAGCCAGGCATTTCGAGGTTGACTTGGGAGAGTTCCGTAACGTTCTTGAGATCAACAAGGAGAAGATGACTGCTAGAGTTGAGCCTCTTGTCAACATGGGACAGATCTCTCGTGTCACCGTCCCAATGAACCTAGCTCTTGCCGTTGTTGCTGAGCTTGACGACCTC TATGCAATCCCTTGGTCGCAAGGAACGCTCGGACTCCTTGTAGCTGCTGAGATCAGGCTTATTCCAATCAAGGAGTACATGAGACTCACCTACATACCAGTCAAGGGAGACCTTCAAGCCTTAGCTCAAGGTTACATCGATTCTTTCGCACCAAAAGATGGTGACAAGTCCAAAATCCCTGATTTCGTTGAAGGCATGGTTTACAACCCAACGGAAGGAGTGATGATGGTTGGAACATACGCATCTAAAGAAGAGGCCAAGAAGAAAGGTAACAAAATCAACAACGTGGGATGGTGGTTCAAGCCGTGGTTCTACCAACATGCGCAGACCGCTCTGAAAAAGGGACAGTTCGTTGAGTACATCCCAACTAGGGAATACTACCACAGGCACACAAGGTGCTTGTACTGGGAAGGGAAACTTATTCTTCCTTTTGGTGATCAGTTCTGGTTTAGGTTCCTCTTTGGTTGGTTGATGCCTCCAAAGGTCTCTCTTCTTAAGGCCACTCAAGGTGAAGCTATCAGAAACTATTACCATGATATGCATGTTATTCAAGACATGCTTGTTCCTCTTTACAAGGTTGGCGATGCTCTTGAATGGGTTCACCGCGAAATGGAG GTGTATCCAATTTGGCTTTGCCCACACAAACTCTTCAAGCAGCCAATCAAAGGTCAGATCTACCCAGAACCAGGGTTTGAGTATGAAAACAGACAAGGAGACACAGAAGATGCTCAGATGTTCACTGACGTTGGAGTCTACTACGCACCTGGCGCTGTTCTAAGAGGTGAACAGTTTGATGGATCAGAAGCCGTGCGTAAGATGGAGAAATGGCTGATCGAGAACCATGGATTCCAGCCTCAGTATGCAGTGTCTGAGCTCGACGAGAAGAGCTTCTGGAGAATGTTCAATGGTGAATTGTATGAGGAGTGCCGCAAGAAGTACAGAGCTGTTGGAACGTTCATGAGTGTTTACTACAAGTCCAAGAAAGGAAGGAAGACTGAGAAAGAAGTTAGAGAAGCCGAACAAGCTCATCTCGAAACTGCTTACGCCGAGGCAGATTAA
- the LOC104784728 gene encoding uncharacterized protein LOC104784728 translates to MILQSSSCPRFDLSHAYVSRSRMFCPCSSTEHGGLIVFCDGFAKRRVLRRKFRVHAANSNSNLRFVTSGIRSSDAKNIGLADSARRASRSLVVTRFSNEFEDEEESSQESVIQGDRTNFTSFREDPIVDKLRTQLGTIHPLPSPPISRDAIGLFAFFFFVGVLCDKLWAWRKRRRQMSNDVGERGVGQWPQVPTSFSLSLEKDLQRKESVEWVNMVVVKLWKVYRGGIENWLVGLLQPVIDDLKKPDYVQRVEIKQFSLGDEPLSVRNVERRTSRRVNDLQYQIGLRYTGGARMLLKLSLKFGIIPVVVPVGIRDFDIDGELWVKLRLIPSAPWVGAASWAFVSLPKIKFELAPFRLFNVMGIPLLSMFLTKLLTEDLPRLFVRPKKIVLDFQKGKAVGPVSEDLKSGGEMQEGNKDFIGELSVTLVNAQKLPYMFSGRTDPYVILRIGDQVIRSKKNSQTTVFGAPGQPIWNQDFQFLVSNPREQVLQIEVNDCLGFADMAIGSGEVDLESLPDTVPTDKIVSLRGGWSLFGKGSAGEILLRLTYKAYVEDEEDDKRNAKATYAEASDDEMSDSEEPRSFVQNDKIPSDDINQESFMNVLSALIVSEEFQGIVSSEAGNNKLDDGESSVTPVPPSKAGADSKSRPKDPASGDISDLEVKNVNADSSIGDGGLALLWFSVITSVLVLVAINMGGSSFFNP, encoded by the exons ATGATTctacaatcttcttcttgtccTCGTTTCGATTTGTCCCACGCTTATGTGTCTCGTAGTCGTATGTTCTGTCCGTGCTCTAGTACTGAGCACGGCGGCTTGATTGTTTTCTGCGACGGATTCGCGAAGAGACGGGTCCTCCGTCGGAAGTTCAGAGTTCACGCCGCGAATTCTAATTCGAATTTGAGGTTTGTTACCAGCGGAATTCGCAGTAGCGATGCGAAGAACATAGGGTTAGCGGATTCAGCGAGAAGAGCTTCAAGGAGTCTTGTGGTCACTCGTTTTTCCAATGAAttcgaggatgaagaagaatcatcgCAGGAGTCTGTAATTCAGGGTGACAGAACCAATTTCACTAGCTTTAGAGAAGACCCGATTGTGGATAAGCTCAGGACTCAGCTAGGTACAATCCATCCACTCCCATCGCCACCGATTAGTCGTGATGCGATTGGTCTGTTcgcgttcttcttctttgttggtGTTCTTTGTGACAAGCTATGGGCGTGGAGAAAGAGGCGGAGACAGATGAGCAATGACGTAGGGGAAAGAGGAGTTGGGCAATGGCCACAGGTTCCCACTAGCTTCTCTCTGTCCCTTGAGAAAGATTTGCAAAGGAAAGAGTCTGTGGAGTGGGTTAACATGGTGGTGGTGAAGCTTTGGAAAGTTTATAGAGGTGGGATTGAGAATTGGCTTGTTGGATTGTTGCAACCAGTTATTGATGACTTGAAGAAGCCAGATTATGTGCAGAGAGTTGAAATTAAGCAGTTCTCTCTTGGGGATGAGCCTTTGTCTGTTAGAAATGTTGAGAGGAGGACATCTCGCCGTGTCAATGACTTGCA gTACCAGATTGGTCTTCGGTATACTGGCGGTGCTCGGATGTTGTTAAAGCTCTCTTTAAAATTTGGTATTATTCCAGTAGTCGTGCCAGTCGGCATTCGGGATTTTGACATTGACGGTGAGCTATGGGTTAAATTAAGATTGATTCCCTCTGCGCCTTGGGTTGGAGCAGCATCATGGGCTTTTGTATCACTTCCAAAGATCAAATTTGAGCTTGCACCATTCCGATTGTTTAATGTAATGG GAATTCCTCTTTTATCAAT GTTCTTGACCAAACTGCTGACAGAAGATTTGCCTCGATTATTTGTCCGGCCGAAGAAAATTGTCTTGGATTTCCAGAAAGGAAAAGCTGTTGGGCCTGTTTCAGAAGACTTAAAATCGGGGGGAGAAATGCAGGAAGGGAACAAGGATTTTATTGGGGAACTGTCTGTTACTCTTGTAAATGCCCAGAAACTTCCATACATGTTCTCTG GTAGAACAGATCCATATGTTATTTTACGAATAGGTGATCAAGTTATCCGCAGTAAAAAGAACAGTCAAACTACAGTGTTTGGGGCTCCTGGTCAGCCAATCTGGAATCAG GACTTCCAATTCCTTGTTTCAAATCCTAGAGAGCAAGTGTTACAAATTGAAGTCAACGACTGTCTTGGATTTGCCGATATGGCTATTGGTAGCGGAGAG GTTGACCTTGAATCACTGCCAGATACTGTTCCTACAGACAAAATTGTTAGTTTGCGAGGTGGTTGGAGTTTGTTCGGAAAGGGATCTGCTGGAGAAATACTACTCCGGCTTACATACAAAGCATACgtggaggatgaagaagatgataaacGCAACGCAAAAGCCACTTATGCAGAGGCTTCTgatgatgaaatgtctgactcGGAAGAACCTAGGTCATTCGTGCAGAATGACAAGATCCCTTCTGATGATATTAATCAAGAGTCATTTATGAACGTGCTGTCTGCATTGATTGTGAGTGAGGAATTTCAAGGCATAGTTTCATCAGAAGCTGGGAACAATAAACTTGATGATGGTGAATCAAGCGTGACACCAGTTCCTCCTTCAAAGGCTGGGGCGGACTCAAAATCTCGACCGAAAGATCCTGCCAGTGGGGACATATCAGATTTAGAAGTGAAAAATGTGAATGCCGATAGTTCTATTGGTGATGGAG GATTAGCATTGTTGTGGTTCAGTGTAATCACTTCTGTACTGGTGCTCGTTGCTATCAATATGGGCGGCTCAAGTTTCTTCAACCCGTAA